GGATGAGGGTGATGTGGCTCGGGACGCCCTGGGCGGTCGGGTCCCCGATCCGGTGGCGGTAGGCGACCAGCTCCGCGGCCCAGGGCTCGGGGATGGCGATGGCGACGCCGATCACCGGCATCAGCCGGCCTCCGTACGACGCTCCGCCGGTGCCACGAACCCGACGCGCTGATAGACGTCGCGCAGGGTGCTCTCCGCGACGGCTCCGGCGGTCTCCGCCCCCTGGGCGAGCACCTGCATCAGGTGGTCCTGGTTGTCGAGGAGCTCGAGAGTGCGGTCTCGGAACGGGGTGACGAACCCGACCACCACCTCGGCGAGGTCCTTCTTGAGATCGCCGTACATCCTGCCGGCGTACTGCTCCTCGAGCGCCGCGATGCTCTCGCCGGTCAGCGCGGAGTAGATCGTCAGCAGGTTGCTCACGCCCGGCTTCTCGTCCTGGTCGAAGCGGATCTCGGTGCCGGAGTCGGTGACCGCGGAGCGGATCTTCTTCGCGGTGATCCTGGGGTCGTCGAGCATCTCGATGATGCCCGCGGGCGCCGAGCCCGACTTCGACATCTTCCGGGTCGGCTCCTGCAGGTCGTAGAGCTTCGCGGTGGCCTTGAGGATGTAGGGCTCGGGCAGCCGGAAGGTCTTCTTGAACCGGCTGTTGAACCGCTGCGCGAGGTCCCGGGTCAGCTCGAGGTGCTGGCGCTGGTCCTCGCCGACCGGCACGTAGTGGGGGCGGTAGGCGAGGATGTCGGCGGCCATGAGGACCGGGTAGGCGAACAGTCCGACACTCGCCGCGCCCTCACCGCCCTTGGCCGACTTGTCCTTGAACTGGGTCATCCGCCGGGCCTCGCCGAAGCCGGTCAGACCGTTGAGCACCCAGGCCAGCTGCGCGTGGGCGGGCACGTGACTCTGCACGAAGACCGCCGACTTCGCCGGGTCGACCCCGGCCGCCAGCAGCTGGGCGGCGCTGCGCAGGGTGCGCTCACGCAGCACCTTGGGGTCCCAGTCGACGGTGAGCGCGTGCATGTCGGCGATGAAGAAGAAGGGCTGGTGGTCGTGCTGCAGGTCCACCCACTGCCGCACCGCGCCGACGTAGTTGCCGAGGTGGAAGGAGTCCGACGTCGGCTGGATGCCGGAGAGGACGCGCGGGCGCGCGGTCCCCTCGGGCACGGCCGGCTGGGCGGTCTCCGGCACGGGCGGGTGCTCGGTGGTGGCGGACATGGGAGCGATTCTCTCAGGCAGCGGGAGCGGTCCGTAAAGCCCCCGCTGCACGACGGGCCGGTGGGTCGTCGTACCGGACATGGGTGCTGTGGAATCGGCGATTCCACAGCACCCGCGTCAGGGACGACGCGGAGAGGCCGTCCGGCGGTGCGTGAGCGCCGAGACGACCAGGATCGCCGTACCGACCGCGGCGAGGGCGGCGCCGACCAGCGCGGGCGCGCGGTAGCCGTGGCCGCCGGCGATGACCAGGCCGCCGAGCCAGGCGCCGAGGGCGTTGGCGATGTTGAGCGCCGCATGGTTCATCGCCGCGCCGAGGGTGACGGCATTGCCGGCGACGTCCATCAGGCGCAGCTGCAGGTTGACGACCAGCACCGAGCCGGTGGCGGTGACCAGGAAGGCCACGGGCAGCAACAGCCAGCCGTGCGGCGCCGCGGCGTAGTAGACGAGCATCAGCACGATGCCGCCGACGCCGGCGAGCAGCAGGCTGCGGTAGACCGACCAGGCGGCGAGCTCGCCGGCCGCCCAGGTGCCGGCGACCATGCCCAGCCCCAGCGCGAGCACGAAGAAGGGCACTGTGCCGCGCTCGAGCCCGCCGACGACGGTGACCGTCTTGGCGATGTAGGAGTAGACCGCGAACATGCCGCCGAAGCCCACGGCGCCGACCGCCATGGTCAGCCAGACCTGGAGGCTGCCGAAGAACTCCCGGGCCTCCTTGCGACCACTGGCCTCGGAGTCGCCGGGGATGGACGGGACCGCCGCCAGCACCATCGCCGCGGTGGCGAGCGCGAGCAGGCCGCCGAGGAGGTACGTCGAGCGCCAGCCGACCTGCTGGCCGAGGAAGGTGGCCAGAGGGACGCCGACGACATTGGCGACCGAGAGGCCGAGCATCACGCTCGCGACGGCCCGGCCCCGGCGCTCGGGGACGACCAGGCTGGCCGCGACCAGGCTCGCGACGCCGAAGTAGGCGCCGTGCGGCAGGCCGTCGAGGAAGCGCGCGACCGCGAGCACCTCGTAGCTCGGCGCCAGGGCGCTGAGCAGGTTGAACGCGGCGTACGCGGCCATCAGGCCCACGAGCATCCCCCGGCGCGGGAGGGCGGCGCCGAAGAAGGCCAGGATCGGTACGCCGACCACGACACCGAGCGCGTAGGCCGAGATGACGTGGCCGGCGCTCGGCACCGACACCTCGACGCCATGCGCGATCTCGGGCAGGACGCCCATCGTCATGAACTCGGTGGTGCCGATGGTGAACCCGCCGACCGCGAGCGCCAGGATCGCCAGCGCGGGTCGGTGGTGGGACACCGCCGGGCGCCCCTCGGTCGGGGTCGTCGTCGGCGAGGAGGTCACGGGGGATCGTAACCGGGCGGCACCGCGGTCTATTCCAGGACGTCGGATGTCTCTCGCCGGCTCGCGGGGGCCGGTGTCCGCGGTTCAACTACCGAGTTCGTCGCTGTCGGCGCCTGTTCACGACAAATTCGGTAGTTGAACCGAAAA
This region of Nocardioides sp. L-11A genomic DNA includes:
- the trpS gene encoding tryptophan--tRNA ligase, with the translated sequence MSATTEHPPVPETAQPAVPEGTARPRVLSGIQPTSDSFHLGNYVGAVRQWVDLQHDHQPFFFIADMHALTVDWDPKVLRERTLRSAAQLLAAGVDPAKSAVFVQSHVPAHAQLAWVLNGLTGFGEARRMTQFKDKSAKGGEGAASVGLFAYPVLMAADILAYRPHYVPVGEDQRQHLELTRDLAQRFNSRFKKTFRLPEPYILKATAKLYDLQEPTRKMSKSGSAPAGIIEMLDDPRITAKKIRSAVTDSGTEIRFDQDEKPGVSNLLTIYSALTGESIAALEEQYAGRMYGDLKKDLAEVVVGFVTPFRDRTLELLDNQDHLMQVLAQGAETAGAVAESTLRDVYQRVGFVAPAERRTEAG
- a CDS encoding MFS transporter, producing MTSSPTTTPTEGRPAVSHHRPALAILALAVGGFTIGTTEFMTMGVLPEIAHGVEVSVPSAGHVISAYALGVVVGVPILAFFGAALPRRGMLVGLMAAYAAFNLLSALAPSYEVLAVARFLDGLPHGAYFGVASLVAASLVVPERRGRAVASVMLGLSVANVVGVPLATFLGQQVGWRSTYLLGGLLALATAAMVLAAVPSIPGDSEASGRKEAREFFGSLQVWLTMAVGAVGFGGMFAVYSYIAKTVTVVGGLERGTVPFFVLALGLGMVAGTWAAGELAAWSVYRSLLLAGVGGIVLMLVYYAAAPHGWLLLPVAFLVTATGSVLVVNLQLRLMDVAGNAVTLGAAMNHAALNIANALGAWLGGLVIAGGHGYRAPALVGAALAAVGTAILVVSALTHRRTASPRRP